Proteins from a single region of Halodesulfovibrio sp. MK-HDV:
- a CDS encoding response regulator, with protein sequence MREIKLLLVDDEQDFVETLAERLRLRDFGSTVALDGETALSIVQEGVPDVMLLDIMMPGINGLEVLERVKENYPNVQVIIVTGHGGEKEKTRAMQLGAFAYMTKPVDFETLIITIMAAFEQINVEP encoded by the coding sequence ATGCGCGAAATAAAGCTATTGCTTGTGGATGATGAACAGGACTTTGTAGAAACTCTGGCAGAGCGTTTACGTCTGCGTGATTTTGGCTCAACAGTCGCGTTAGACGGTGAAACGGCGTTATCTATTGTACAAGAAGGAGTTCCGGATGTTATGTTGCTCGACATAATGATGCCGGGTATTAATGGACTGGAAGTGCTTGAACGGGTCAAAGAAAATTATCCCAATGTTCAGGTAATTATTGTAACAGGCCATGGTGGTGAAAAAGAAAAAACGCGGGCAATGCAATTAGGCGCTTTTGCCTACATGACAAAGCCAGTAGATTTTGAAACACTAATCATTACGATCATGGCAGCGTTTGAGCAAATAAATGTAGAACCATAG
- a CDS encoding sensor histidine kinase, with translation MYISSHNSFRWLATRIFLIGIGPLFILSVVLCSRVVQNFLDDAAAPALRYAQAMVENKEVHTTQELREKLSMLLPDGQWIIQNESNEITSSNIEDSAEQLRLVDAVHLQNGDHSSSIYAPKLPLPNSSVWLHVYMPESGSVFYGVSIESLLPGATFSFGLCLTLFFSLLVTSIFNSVIFSSFVHEKLAQETVLREKLEQKLIESNRLSAQTRVVAGIAHEINTPLAIIIQEAGWVKELLEDLQEHVELLNKEPRKALCATFAEMDASLNVMCKQGKRCADITHGLLRMSRKGAENKAEVDVNVVVQDVMHLLQPKALELGIEFKSQINAFVPAYASSGHVQQILLNIVNNAIDAVAASNREVRRVTVSTFSTKETVLIRVTDTGVGLSLELKNRIFEPFFTTKAAGHGTGLGLSISHSLARRNNGKLTVESSPEKGSSFTLTLPVAEVDFLPAL, from the coding sequence ATGTATATTTCCTCGCATAACTCCTTCCGCTGGCTTGCAACAAGAATCTTCCTGATTGGTATCGGTCCTCTTTTTATCCTCTCTGTTGTTTTATGCAGCCGTGTTGTCCAAAATTTTCTGGATGATGCCGCAGCCCCTGCACTTCGGTATGCGCAGGCGATGGTTGAGAACAAAGAGGTTCATACTACGCAAGAGTTGCGTGAAAAGCTGTCAATGTTGCTTCCCGACGGGCAGTGGATCATCCAGAACGAATCCAATGAAATTACATCTTCCAATATTGAAGATAGCGCTGAGCAACTACGACTGGTGGATGCTGTTCACCTTCAGAATGGTGATCATTCAAGCTCAATATATGCTCCAAAATTACCACTTCCAAACTCCAGTGTGTGGCTGCACGTCTATATGCCGGAATCGGGCAGTGTTTTTTACGGAGTCTCCATAGAGTCTCTGTTACCTGGTGCAACCTTTTCCTTTGGCCTGTGTCTGACTCTGTTTTTTTCTCTGCTTGTTACATCCATCTTTAATTCCGTTATCTTTTCAAGTTTTGTTCATGAAAAACTCGCTCAGGAGACAGTGCTGCGGGAAAAGCTTGAGCAAAAATTGATTGAATCCAACCGGCTCTCTGCCCAGACAAGAGTTGTCGCGGGGATCGCGCATGAGATTAACACACCACTCGCGATCATTATTCAGGAAGCTGGATGGGTGAAGGAACTGCTTGAAGATCTACAGGAACATGTCGAATTGCTTAATAAAGAGCCTAGAAAAGCGCTGTGTGCAACGTTTGCAGAGATGGATGCTTCGCTGAATGTGATGTGCAAGCAGGGTAAGCGATGTGCGGATATTACGCATGGCTTGCTGCGAATGTCGCGTAAGGGTGCTGAGAATAAAGCTGAAGTGGATGTGAATGTGGTTGTTCAGGACGTTATGCACTTATTGCAGCCGAAGGCTTTAGAGCTTGGGATCGAGTTTAAATCGCAAATCAATGCCTTTGTGCCTGCGTATGCATCGTCCGGTCATGTGCAACAGATCTTGTTGAACATTGTTAACAACGCCATTGATGCTGTAGCCGCGAGCAATAGAGAAGTGCGCAGGGTTACCGTATCTACATTCAGCACAAAAGAGACGGTTCTTATCCGTGTGACAGATACAGGAGTAGGACTTTCTCTTGAGCTTAAAAATAGAATTTTCGAACCATTTTTCACAACAAAGGCAGCGGGGCATGGCACCGGTCTTGGTTTATCAATCTCCCATTCTCTTGCAAGGCGGAACAACGGAAAGCTTACCGTGGAATCAAGCCCAGAAAAAGGAAGCAGTTTCACGCTAACTCTGCCAGTGGCAGAAGTAGATTTTTTACCTGCATTGTAG
- a CDS encoding PAS domain-containing sensor histidine kinase: MIALSRLSNFFVKYFVPKEEAGLRRYNVLRFKMIGLFGLVALVPLCLMALINFHIYKSSLDKEQRLSMLSLVNKTKYSFELYLNERLSAVSFIAATHSFEELSDTQSIRKIFHTAKQEFEGLVDLGLINSEGKQVAYAGPYKLLGNDYSEHDWFNETRVRGTYISSVFLGYRKLPHIAIAVESVTAGGEPWVLRATIATEPFSKLISFMNLAPGVDAFLLNRNRVLQTESRLFGSVLSPVPFQLPHAEYRGGNALLSTDKGDFSATYVNFMQPEFVLMAVRPAAQATGAWFSLRTDLLGVLIGGAILITIVAFGLTNILIRQLIFADECRENILKEIEHTQKLSSIGRLAAGVAHEINNPLAVIKEKSGLMMDILARSPATEVTGVLERQINGITSSVERCSAITHRLLGFARKVEAKNEWLSVNEIVSEVLEFLEKEITKRSISINMMLEESLSEIESDKGQLQQVFLNIVSNSLEAVDEGGVIYVESKTVENGVKIIIGDDGCGMSENTMSRIFEPFFTTKRNAGNGLGLAISYGIIRKLGGDISVISHVGTGSVFTVTLPFSAESKA; encoded by the coding sequence ATGATTGCATTAAGCCGTTTATCAAATTTTTTTGTGAAGTACTTTGTACCTAAAGAAGAAGCCGGATTGCGGCGGTACAATGTGCTGCGGTTTAAGATGATTGGTCTGTTTGGTTTGGTCGCTCTTGTTCCATTATGCCTTATGGCGTTAATTAATTTTCATATCTACAAGTCTTCGTTGGATAAAGAACAGCGTCTTTCCATGTTGAGCCTTGTAAATAAAACAAAATATTCTTTTGAATTGTATTTGAATGAACGTCTTTCTGCTGTGAGCTTTATTGCAGCAACCCATAGCTTTGAAGAGCTGTCAGATACACAGAGCATCAGGAAGATATTTCATACGGCAAAACAAGAATTTGAAGGGCTTGTTGATCTAGGACTGATCAATTCTGAAGGAAAACAAGTCGCCTATGCCGGACCATATAAATTGTTGGGAAATGACTACTCAGAGCATGACTGGTTCAATGAAACCAGAGTGCGTGGGACATATATAAGTAGTGTGTTTTTGGGCTATCGAAAGTTACCTCATATTGCCATAGCGGTTGAAAGTGTAACCGCAGGTGGTGAGCCGTGGGTTTTGCGGGCAACCATCGCAACGGAGCCCTTTTCGAAGCTTATTTCTTTCATGAACTTAGCCCCGGGAGTGGATGCGTTTTTGCTTAACCGAAACAGAGTGCTTCAAACGGAATCTCGATTGTTCGGCTCTGTCTTAAGCCCTGTTCCATTCCAATTGCCTCACGCAGAGTATCGAGGCGGCAATGCGCTTCTATCGACTGATAAAGGTGATTTTTCTGCTACCTACGTAAACTTTATGCAACCTGAATTTGTGTTAATGGCGGTACGTCCTGCGGCTCAGGCAACCGGCGCATGGTTTTCGTTGCGGACTGATTTGCTCGGTGTCCTTATTGGCGGCGCAATTCTTATCACCATAGTTGCCTTCGGGCTGACAAATATACTTATTCGCCAGTTAATTTTCGCGGATGAATGCCGTGAAAATATATTGAAAGAGATTGAGCACACGCAAAAACTGTCTTCAATTGGTCGCTTGGCAGCTGGTGTTGCGCATGAAATCAATAACCCGCTTGCTGTCATAAAAGAGAAATCCGGATTGATGATGGATATTCTGGCGAGGTCACCCGCAACAGAAGTAACTGGTGTGCTTGAACGGCAGATAAACGGAATTACTTCGTCAGTAGAGCGGTGTAGCGCTATTACGCACCGGCTTCTTGGATTTGCCCGTAAAGTTGAAGCAAAAAATGAATGGTTGAGCGTAAATGAGATAGTGAGCGAAGTACTTGAATTTTTGGAAAAAGAAATCACTAAACGTTCAATCTCTATAAATATGATGTTGGAAGAATCGTTGTCAGAAATTGAGTCCGATAAGGGGCAGTTGCAGCAGGTATTTCTTAATATTGTCAGCAACTCTCTGGAAGCAGTAGATGAGGGCGGAGTCATATATGTTGAGAGTAAAACCGTAGAAAACGGGGTCAAAATTATTATCGGCGATGATGGTTGCGGCATGAGTGAAAACACTATGAGCCGAATATTTGAACCGTTTTTTACCACAAAGAGAAACGCCGGAAACGGACTTGGATTGGCTATTTCATACGGCATTATCCGAAAGTTAGGCGGTGATATTTCAGTAATCAGCCATGTGGGAACCGGTAGCGTGTTTACCGTAACATTGCCGTTCTCAGCTGAGTCAAAGGCTTAG
- a CDS encoding PEP/pyruvate-binding domain-containing protein, whose product MKILHQVLHCLKGLAETTQRLFSSDNDGGEEVLQQDFTKAASNFKRLISANNKALDVMAQMELTLAEGDEFDATYVRTQVTRVNTAVYQLISSIEGYSPEKFAPIKKRFLEIQKTLNNELLSIPSSTESPLVMPFSQITASDASVVGGKAANLGELKNNVGVPVPDGVATTSNAFWVFMRHNELHEVCDRRLRQVTSHSLTELYAVCSKIRQDIMKASVPEEISTEILRLVKDMGDSSLHSFAVRSSAVGEDGRHHAFAGQYLSRLNVANDEILAAWKEVVASKYSPEAVAYRKAKGLAARDLAVCVAIMPMQNVIAGGVIYSTDPIACSQNVSTIHAAYGLPKGVVDGRVAADIVTMRKDQSEGAAVVEQDIANKEKQYVSVDGGVELVSVPLSLQYVPVLTLDELKSLQSYAARIEKHYGCPQDIEWGMTKDREILFLQSRPLFQSSCIEHSIEVAEPLLLSGGDTVSTGVGYGELVFVQREVDALMFPEGAILVVQYASPRWAPLLSKASGVISGTGSRAGHLATVAREYGVPGIFGVGNVENLALYKGNATLDAQYRKVYAGKVDALLALWSQKSRSMKGTPVYEMLASAVEKIVPLHLTDPTSPEFTAENCTTLHDITRFCHEYAIDEMFRVGRDMHIPSGKTKQLYEKCPMQYWVVDLDDGFITYPTGKFVTFDNISSVPMHAIWKGMTAVKWAGPPPVSAKSFLTILAESTCDPSLVPDASSIYTMRNYFLISSKFCCLQFRFGYHFCTVETLGGNVSAENFISMKFSGGAADLQKKNARVRLIAIILDEHDFRVTVVKDRLTARCENMSEEDIKQRLYVVGHLLMHTRQLDMILHSEQAFANVLEKLRGELAQLRTH is encoded by the coding sequence ATGAAGATCCTTCATCAAGTTTTACATTGCTTGAAGGGACTTGCTGAAACGACTCAACGCCTCTTCTCTTCCGATAATGACGGAGGGGAAGAGGTTTTGCAGCAAGATTTTACTAAAGCAGCGTCCAATTTTAAACGCTTAATAAGTGCGAACAATAAAGCTCTGGACGTCATGGCGCAGATGGAGCTGACATTGGCGGAAGGGGACGAGTTTGACGCGACGTATGTTCGAACTCAAGTTACACGCGTCAATACTGCTGTGTACCAGCTTATTTCGAGCATTGAGGGATATTCTCCTGAAAAATTTGCTCCGATAAAAAAACGCTTTTTGGAGATTCAAAAAACGTTGAACAACGAGCTGTTGAGTATTCCCTCCAGTACAGAGAGTCCTCTTGTCATGCCTTTTTCACAGATTACCGCAAGCGACGCATCTGTTGTAGGCGGGAAGGCTGCAAATCTTGGTGAATTGAAGAACAACGTCGGTGTACCGGTTCCCGATGGCGTTGCAACAACCTCGAACGCTTTTTGGGTGTTCATGCGTCATAATGAACTTCATGAAGTGTGCGACCGCAGATTACGACAAGTAACGTCTCACTCCCTTACAGAACTGTATGCAGTGTGTTCAAAAATTCGTCAGGATATTATGAAAGCCTCTGTGCCGGAAGAAATTTCTACAGAGATTCTTCGTCTGGTCAAAGACATGGGTGATTCTTCCCTACACTCTTTTGCCGTCAGAAGTAGTGCTGTCGGTGAAGATGGTCGGCATCACGCATTTGCAGGGCAGTATCTTTCCCGTTTGAATGTTGCCAATGATGAAATCCTTGCTGCATGGAAAGAAGTTGTCGCGTCTAAATATTCTCCCGAAGCGGTTGCTTATCGTAAAGCAAAGGGGCTTGCGGCACGTGATCTTGCTGTGTGTGTTGCCATTATGCCAATGCAAAACGTGATAGCGGGCGGAGTAATTTACAGTACTGACCCGATTGCCTGTTCACAGAACGTATCCACAATCCATGCCGCTTATGGACTGCCAAAGGGTGTTGTGGATGGCAGAGTTGCGGCGGACATCGTTACAATGCGTAAGGATCAGAGTGAAGGCGCGGCTGTTGTTGAGCAGGATATTGCTAATAAAGAGAAGCAGTATGTTTCTGTAGATGGAGGCGTTGAGCTTGTTTCTGTTCCTCTGAGTTTGCAATATGTTCCAGTGCTAACGCTTGATGAACTTAAATCGTTGCAGAGTTATGCTGCGAGGATTGAAAAGCATTACGGCTGCCCGCAAGACATTGAATGGGGGATGACTAAAGACAGAGAGATACTGTTCCTTCAAAGCAGACCCTTGTTTCAGTCGTCGTGCATAGAACATTCAATTGAGGTTGCAGAACCTTTGCTTCTTTCCGGTGGGGATACGGTTTCTACTGGTGTCGGGTATGGAGAGTTAGTTTTTGTTCAACGAGAAGTAGACGCACTGATGTTTCCAGAAGGTGCCATTTTGGTTGTTCAGTATGCATCACCAAGGTGGGCGCCGCTGTTGTCAAAAGCCAGTGGTGTTATTTCAGGAACGGGCTCACGTGCGGGGCATCTTGCAACCGTTGCTAGAGAGTATGGAGTTCCGGGAATTTTTGGAGTCGGGAATGTTGAAAATCTAGCCTTGTACAAGGGCAACGCTACGTTGGATGCACAATATAGAAAGGTGTATGCAGGGAAAGTGGATGCGCTGTTAGCGCTATGGAGTCAAAAAAGTCGTTCCATGAAAGGCACCCCTGTGTATGAAATGCTTGCATCAGCGGTGGAGAAAATTGTTCCGCTGCATTTAACCGATCCAACAAGTCCTGAATTTACCGCAGAAAACTGTACAACACTTCATGACATCACACGATTCTGTCATGAATACGCAATCGATGAAATGTTTCGAGTCGGACGCGATATGCATATTCCATCTGGTAAGACAAAACAGCTTTATGAAAAATGTCCCATGCAATATTGGGTTGTGGATTTAGATGATGGTTTCATAACGTATCCGACGGGGAAATTTGTAACATTTGATAATATTTCTTCTGTTCCCATGCATGCCATCTGGAAAGGGATGACGGCTGTAAAATGGGCAGGTCCGCCACCTGTAAGCGCGAAAAGTTTTTTAACTATTCTTGCAGAATCTACGTGTGATCCTTCTCTTGTTCCAGATGCAAGTTCTATCTACACCATGCGTAATTACTTTCTCATAAGCAGCAAGTTCTGCTGCCTACAGTTCCGGTTTGGCTATCATTTCTGCACAGTGGAAACTCTTGGTGGGAATGTATCCGCAGAAAACTTTATATCAATGAAGTTTTCCGGTGGTGCAGCTGATCTGCAAAAAAAGAACGCAAGGGTTCGCCTCATTGCAATAATTTTGGATGAGCACGATTTTAGAGTTACTGTTGTAAAGGACAGACTTACGGCTCGATGTGAAAACATGTCAGAAGAAGATATAAAGCAGAGGCTCTATGTAGTGGGGCATTTGCTTATGCACACCCGCCAATTGGATATGATTCTGCATTCAGAGCAAGCCTTCGCAAATGTTTTAGAAAAATTGCGTGGAGAGCTTGCCCAATTGCGAACACATTAG
- a CDS encoding sigma-54 dependent transcriptional regulator, whose protein sequence is MAKILLVDDDAQLRKSFQNILHTEGYEVVEAHCGETGVELAEKERPDIAVLDVRLPGMNGLETFKALRALYPDLPVLIMTAYGTTDTAIESTKMGAFDYVMKPFDVPEILSLIEKAIQAASAHARTAPMPSNTPILLGKSRAMQDVCKKIGRAAPTDATILIRGESGTGKELVAQAIHKHSLRSKAPFQVINCVAIPDTLLESELFGYEKGAFTGATHRKAGKIELANGGTVFLDEIGDMPTSIQAKILRLLQERQVERLGGSHPISVDVRVLAATNKDLEQAVANGEFREDLYYRLNVVNIPLPPIRERTEDIPMLAEHFLSMHSSASDMHNPGLTDEALAMMQKYSWPGNVRELSNKMHKALIFSRGLPLDKDDFVKLVEGAAATPQTVGDEEDVRSWVTRTLLTEHHEKTFETLADRFGAIVISEALELASWNKTRAAKLLGMSRPTLLGRIEKYGLKENVR, encoded by the coding sequence ATGGCAAAAATTCTCTTAGTAGATGATGACGCTCAGTTACGTAAAAGTTTTCAGAATATTCTTCATACTGAAGGGTATGAGGTTGTGGAAGCGCATTGCGGTGAAACTGGTGTTGAATTGGCCGAAAAAGAAAGGCCGGACATTGCCGTGTTGGATGTTCGACTTCCGGGTATGAACGGGCTTGAGACTTTTAAGGCTCTCCGTGCGTTGTATCCTGATCTGCCGGTTCTTATTATGACGGCATACGGCACCACAGATACTGCCATCGAATCAACAAAGATGGGGGCGTTTGATTATGTCATGAAACCCTTTGATGTTCCGGAAATTTTATCCCTTATCGAAAAAGCAATTCAAGCTGCATCAGCTCATGCCCGTACTGCCCCTATGCCATCAAATACACCTATTCTTCTTGGAAAAAGCAGGGCGATGCAGGATGTCTGCAAAAAAATTGGACGAGCTGCACCAACGGATGCCACCATTCTTATACGTGGAGAATCTGGCACTGGTAAGGAGCTTGTTGCACAGGCAATCCATAAGCATAGCTTGCGTTCAAAGGCACCATTTCAAGTTATTAACTGCGTTGCTATTCCAGATACGTTACTTGAGAGTGAGTTGTTCGGGTACGAGAAGGGCGCATTCACCGGTGCGACTCATCGTAAAGCGGGTAAGATTGAACTGGCAAACGGCGGAACAGTCTTCTTAGACGAAATCGGCGATATGCCGACTTCAATTCAAGCTAAAATTTTACGCCTGCTACAGGAACGGCAAGTAGAGCGACTGGGTGGTAGCCATCCTATATCTGTAGATGTTCGAGTTCTTGCTGCTACAAACAAAGACTTGGAACAGGCTGTTGCAAATGGAGAGTTCAGGGAAGATTTGTACTACCGTTTGAATGTAGTAAACATCCCCCTTCCTCCAATCCGCGAGCGAACAGAGGATATCCCTATGTTGGCTGAGCATTTTCTGTCCATGCACTCCAGCGCATCAGACATGCATAATCCCGGTTTGACCGATGAAGCTTTGGCTATGATGCAAAAATATTCATGGCCGGGGAATGTTCGTGAGTTAAGCAACAAAATGCATAAGGCGCTTATTTTTAGCCGTGGTCTTCCACTAGATAAAGACGATTTTGTGAAGCTTGTAGAGGGAGCCGCTGCTACTCCTCAAACTGTAGGTGATGAGGAAGACGTTCGCTCATGGGTGACACGCACGTTACTTACAGAGCATCATGAAAAGACTTTTGAAACGCTTGCAGATCGCTTTGGGGCGATTGTCATTTCTGAAGCACTTGAACTAGCTTCGTGGAATAAAACCCGTGCGGCAAAATTGCTTGGAATGTCCAGACCGACATTGCTAGGCAGGATTGAAAAGTATGGGCTGAAGGAAAATGTGCGTTAG
- a CDS encoding sensor histidine kinase — protein MFSLRTRIALLLFCVIALNLAGAGITLWYTNRTQSLQVQLSAKNVAALEASHGLSASLMDQKGNTTYYLLSHDDSWLKELNAKRELFEGWLVKAKESAFSAESLLVLSELESLYAEYDASRKEVIESYKQGHPDAGAELHWKIRDEFNTLLLLSKEFRTLYVQAIELNRKEFSEEAEIVNKVIMAGLILSAIIELFLIVFLYRKILDPIRNLAHATGEVGDSASPSTKNDVLTLSNKVESLIIHIDDTQKELDANKETLLQSEKMALVGKLAAGVAHSIRNPLTSVKMRLFSLERSLQLDGQQQEDFDVVSEEILHIDNIMKNFLEFARRPKLKAKIQSPSEVVDTALRLLKHRFESQEVNVSVERTGLLPAIPIDGGLLKETLVNLILNACDAMVQGGSITITEKTDVVEPLGTIVFIRIEDTGPGIAEDVIEQIFEPFFSTKEEGSGLGLAIARRIVEEHGGWLHVTSSENKGTTFLLALPATRGKHGKNSLSR, from the coding sequence ATGTTTTCATTACGCACGAGAATAGCGTTGTTACTGTTCTGTGTTATTGCTCTAAATCTGGCAGGTGCAGGCATAACATTGTGGTACACCAACCGGACGCAAAGTTTGCAAGTGCAGCTTTCTGCTAAAAATGTGGCAGCGTTGGAAGCATCACATGGTTTGTCTGCATCACTGATGGATCAAAAGGGAAACACTACCTACTACCTGCTTTCACATGATGATTCATGGTTAAAAGAGCTTAATGCTAAGCGCGAACTTTTTGAAGGATGGCTTGTTAAAGCAAAGGAATCTGCTTTTTCTGCTGAAAGCCTTCTTGTGCTTTCTGAGTTGGAATCTTTGTATGCAGAATATGATGCCAGCAGAAAAGAAGTTATTGAAAGTTACAAGCAGGGACATCCGGACGCCGGAGCTGAACTGCATTGGAAAATTCGCGATGAATTCAACACATTGTTGCTTTTAAGCAAAGAGTTCAGAACGCTTTATGTGCAGGCTATTGAATTGAATCGTAAGGAGTTTTCGGAAGAAGCTGAGATAGTCAATAAGGTAATTATGGCCGGTTTGATTTTATCGGCAATTATCGAGCTTTTCCTTATCGTCTTTTTATACAGAAAAATTTTAGATCCTATTCGAAATCTTGCTCATGCCACGGGTGAGGTTGGTGACAGTGCTTCTCCTTCCACTAAAAACGATGTGCTTACATTAAGTAACAAAGTTGAATCGTTAATCATACATATTGATGACACCCAGAAAGAGCTTGATGCGAATAAGGAAACGCTCCTTCAGTCGGAAAAAATGGCGCTTGTCGGCAAGCTTGCAGCGGGTGTTGCCCATTCCATCCGAAATCCACTTACTTCTGTAAAGATGCGACTGTTTTCTTTGGAAAGGTCGTTACAGTTGGATGGACAACAGCAGGAAGATTTTGATGTTGTGAGCGAAGAAATTCTGCATATTGATAACATTATGAAAAACTTTCTTGAATTTGCCCGCCGTCCAAAATTAAAAGCGAAAATTCAAAGCCCATCTGAAGTTGTCGATACGGCACTTAGGCTCCTTAAGCACCGGTTTGAATCGCAGGAAGTGAATGTTTCTGTTGAGCGAACAGGACTTTTACCTGCGATACCTATTGATGGTGGACTGTTAAAAGAGACACTTGTTAACTTGATTCTGAACGCTTGTGATGCAATGGTTCAAGGAGGCTCGATTACTATTACGGAGAAAACGGATGTGGTTGAGCCGCTTGGAACAATCGTTTTTATCAGAATCGAAGATACAGGGCCGGGGATTGCTGAGGATGTTATAGAACAAATTTTCGAACCGTTTTTCAGTACAAAAGAAGAGGGTTCAGGGCTCGGGCTTGCCATTGCAAGACGGATTGTGGAAGAGCATGGCGGCTGGTTGCATGTAACGTCTTCTGAAAATAAGGGCACAACATTCTTACTCGCGCTTCCTGCAACAAGAGGGAAACATGGCAAAAATTCTCTTAGTAGATGA
- a CDS encoding sulfite exporter TauE/SafE family protein — protein MRKFYAVFMAASQAHARWELEVSHNILRSKKRMLILLALALPAILVSLAVAGDVMPEILGGKKAYSPAFYTPGIFAVSIVIGLFAGLITGCIGAGGGFIITPALMSAGIKGILAVGTDLFHIFAKAIMGTVIHKKLGNVSPKLAGAFLVGSLGGVVCGGLVNRALYEINPVLSDAFISAIYVVLLGFLGFYSLIDFLKLRNQDDGGDAHGSTPADGQGLASKLQGVNLPPMITFDEDLVPGGKQISGVFVAICGVFVGFAAAIMGVGGGFLTFPMFVYVLGVSSFTTVGTDILQIIFTAGFASITQYAIYGFIFYTLAMGMLLGSLLGIQLGALTTRVVKGIYIRGFYATAILAGFVNRLLALPAKLQEMEVLDISPEFAQTIATWGNYAFFIVVTIFALWVISKFVTNIPTLRRD, from the coding sequence ATGAGGAAATTTTATGCTGTATTTATGGCCGCTTCGCAAGCGCATGCGAGGTGGGAGTTAGAAGTTTCGCACAATATATTGCGAAGCAAAAAACGTATGCTGATACTTTTGGCGCTCGCGCTACCGGCAATTCTTGTGTCTCTGGCAGTGGCTGGCGATGTGATGCCGGAAATTTTAGGCGGAAAAAAGGCATACTCACCTGCTTTTTACACGCCTGGAATTTTTGCAGTCTCAATTGTTATCGGACTCTTCGCAGGGCTTATCACCGGGTGTATCGGAGCTGGCGGCGGTTTTATTATTACTCCGGCTCTTATGAGTGCTGGCATTAAAGGTATCTTGGCAGTAGGTACCGACCTTTTCCATATTTTTGCAAAGGCAATTATGGGGACTGTTATTCATAAAAAACTCGGTAATGTCTCACCTAAGCTTGCTGGAGCCTTTCTAGTAGGTTCTCTAGGCGGGGTTGTCTGTGGTGGCCTTGTAAACAGGGCACTATACGAAATTAACCCTGTGCTAAGTGATGCCTTTATTAGTGCCATTTATGTTGTGCTGTTAGGGTTCCTTGGCTTCTATTCTTTGATCGATTTTTTGAAGCTGCGTAATCAGGACGACGGCGGTGATGCTCATGGTTCTACTCCGGCAGACGGACAGGGACTTGCGTCTAAACTGCAAGGTGTAAACCTTCCGCCTATGATCACCTTTGACGAAGATCTGGTTCCGGGTGGCAAGCAGATTTCAGGTGTGTTTGTTGCAATCTGTGGTGTTTTTGTAGGTTTTGCTGCGGCAATTATGGGCGTTGGCGGCGGGTTCCTTACCTTCCCTATGTTTGTATATGTTCTGGGTGTTTCGAGCTTTACAACTGTTGGTACAGATATTTTACAGATTATCTTTACCGCCGGTTTTGCTTCCATCACACAGTACGCCATTTATGGCTTTATCTTCTATACACTCGCAATGGGCATGCTTTTAGGCTCCTTGCTGGGTATTCAGCTTGGTGCACTCACAACACGCGTTGTAAAAGGCATCTATATCCGTGGATTTTATGCAACAGCAATTTTAGCAGGGTTCGTTAACAGACTGTTGGCATTGCCTGCAAAATTACAAGAAATGGAAGTGCTGGATATTTCTCCGGAGTTTGCACAAACAATAGCAACATGGGGCAACTACGCATTCTTTATTGTGGTGACTATTTTTGCTCTGTGGGTAATTTCTAAATTCGTTACCAACATACCAACACTGAGGAGGGATTAG
- a CDS encoding response regulator: MEELKILLVDDEPDFLSVIARRLARRNVSVSVASSGLEALEKLEAEPVKVVVLDVKMPGIDGIETLRRIKELMPDVEVIMLTGHADLDVAISGMALGAYDYLLKPADIDELMFKVHDAANVHNSHRS, encoded by the coding sequence ATGGAAGAATTAAAAATATTACTAGTTGATGATGAGCCGGATTTTTTATCCGTAATTGCGCGCAGGCTGGCACGAAGAAATGTTTCAGTAAGCGTTGCATCCTCCGGCTTGGAAGCACTGGAAAAGTTGGAAGCAGAACCTGTAAAGGTTGTTGTTTTAGATGTGAAGATGCCGGGCATTGACGGCATTGAAACACTGCGGCGGATCAAAGAACTCATGCCTGATGTGGAAGTAATTATGCTGACAGGCCATGCAGATCTCGATGTTGCTATCAGTGGAATGGCACTGGGGGCATATGACTATTTGTTGAAGCCTGCTGACATCGATGAGCTCATGTTCAAAGTTCATGATGCTGCAAATGTACATAATTCACACCGTTCTTAG